The Athene noctua chromosome 13, bAthNoc1.hap1.1, whole genome shotgun sequence genome has a segment encoding these proteins:
- the SLC24A1 gene encoding sodium/potassium/calcium exchanger 1 isoform X2, with the protein MNLPRRRRLQRNRILFLLAIVLTLSLYQLQFSPSALPAPHTTPQPTDPVKVTSRDLPSNQTAVTSNVTATPKIRHCVYVDTEPTVPITTSVDTTPQQENVSESYPGGKPPYESKGEYPEDLFSVEERRQGVIDWWESLLLLTAYATYVFTMKHNVYLEQWVKQELNKRLNAVQAASAEHIRKKSSETVAHDGAKNPADVRKLQPASALQRGSSSASLHNSQMRSTIFQLMIHTLDPLADAKFKDRVDILSNIAKAKVETPAGQGAKPEGEEEKTTPSAVQVTPASDSEPSKDKQKADAPQDGKPPSDNDASEDSSSDSEEDSDDDSTDDDDDDDNDEPLSLEWPESRKKQAIYLFLFPIVFPLWSTMPDVRNPDSKKFFVITFFGSIMWIAVFSYLMVWWAHQVGETIGISEEIMGLTILAAGTSIPDLITSVIVARKGLGDMAVSSSVGSNIFDITVGLPVPWFLFSVFNGLSPVAVSSNGLFCAIVLLFLMLLFVIISIAVCKWKMNKILGFTMFALYFVFLIISVMLEDRIISCPVSV; encoded by the exons ATGAATTTACCACGGAGAAGGCGGCTACAACGGAACCGAATCCTTTTCTTGCTTGCCATAGTGTTGACCCTCTCTCTTTATCAGCTCCAGTTCAGCCCCTCTGCCCTTCCAGCACCACACACAACACCCCAACCCACGGACCCTGTCAAAGTGACCTCCAGGGACCTCCCCAGCAACCAGACTGCCGTAACAAGCAATGTCACAGCAACACCCAAAATAAGGCACTGTGTGTATGTGGATACTGAGCCAACTGTGCCCATCACTACATCAGTGGATACAACACCACAGcaagaaaatgtcagtgaaagCTACCCAGGTGGAAAGCCACCATATGAATCTAAAGGAGAATATCCCGAGGACCTGTTCAGTGTGGAAGAACGCAGGCAAGG TGTCATTGATTGGTGGGAAAGCCTCCTTTTACTGACTGCCTATGCCACATATGTATTCACTATGAAACACAACGTGTACCTAGAACAATGGGTGAAGCAGGAGCTGAACAAGAGGCTAAATGCTGTGCAGGCAGCATCAGCAGAGCATATACGGAAG aaaagcagTGAGACAGTTGCACATGATGGAGCAAAGAACCCAGCAGATGTGAGGAAGCTGCAG CCTGCATCCGCCTTACAGcgaggcagcagctcagcctccCTGCACAACTCCCAAATGCGCAGCACCATCTTCCAACTCATGATCCACACCCTGGACCCCCTGGCAGATG CAAAATTTAAAGACAGGGTCGACATCCTGAGCAACATAGCCAAGGCCAAAGTAGAGACTCCGGCTGGACAAGGAGCAAAACCAGAAG gagaagaggaaaagacgACACCAAGTGCTGTTCAGGTAACTCCTGCCAGCGACTCTGAACCCAGCAAGGACAAACAGAAGGCAGATGCACCACAAGACGGAAAG CCCCCTTCAGACAACGATGCCTCAGAAGACAGCAGCTCTGACAGTGAGGAAGACAGTGATGATGACAGcacagatgatgatgatgatgatgataatgatgagCCATTATCTCTTGAATGGCCAGAATCTAGGAAAAAACAAGCAATTTaccttttcctctttcccattGTCTTCCCTCTCTGGAGCACTATGCCTGATGTTAGAAACCCA GACTCCAAAAAGTTCTTTGTGATCACATTTTTTGGATCCATCATGTGGATTGCTGTCTTCTCTTACCTCATGGTGTGGTGGGCTCACCAG GTTGGTGAAACAATTGGGATATCGGAGGAAATTATGGGATTAACCATACTGGCAGCAGGAACGTCAATCCCTGACCTCATCACCAGTGTCATTGTGGCACGGAAAGGCTTAGGTGACATGGCTGTCTCCAGTTCCGTAGGCAGCAATATCTTCGATATCACTGTTGG TTTGCCAGTTCCTTGGttccttttttctgtcttcaacGGACTCAGCCCTGTTGCAGTCAGCAGCAATGGTTTGTTTTGTGCAATTGTTCTCCTTTTTCTCATGCTCCTATTTGTGATTATCTCAATTGCTGTATGTAAatggaaaatgaacaaaatactGGGGTTCACTATGTTTGCTCTTTACTTCGTGTTTTTGATCATCAGTGTGATGTTAGAAGACAGGATAATATCCTGCCCAGTATCTGTATGA
- the SLC24A1 gene encoding sodium/potassium/calcium exchanger 1 isoform X1: protein MNLPRRRRLQRNRILFLLAIVLTLSLYQLQFSPSALPAPHTTPQPTDPVKVTSRDLPSNQTAVTSNVTATPKIRHCVYVDTEPTVPITTSVDTTPQQENVSESYPGGKPPYESKGEYPEDLFSVEERRQGWVVLHIFGMTYVFVALAIVCDEYFVPALGVITEKLQISEDVAGATFMAAGGSAPELFTSLIGVFISHSNVGIGTIVGSAVFNILFVIGTCALFSREILHLTWWPLFRDISFYIVDLLMLILFFLDSVIDWWESLLLLTAYATYVFTMKHNVYLEQWVKQELNKRLNAVQAASAEHIRKKSSETVAHDGAKNPADVRKLQPASALQRGSSSASLHNSQMRSTIFQLMIHTLDPLADAKFKDRVDILSNIAKAKVETPAGQGAKPEGEEEKTTPSAVQVTPASDSEPSKDKQKADAPQDGKPPSDNDASEDSSSDSEEDSDDDSTDDDDDDDNDEPLSLEWPESRKKQAIYLFLFPIVFPLWSTMPDVRNPDSKKFFVITFFGSIMWIAVFSYLMVWWAHQVGETIGISEEIMGLTILAAGTSIPDLITSVIVARKGLGDMAVSSSVGSNIFDITVGLPVPWFLFSVFNGLSPVAVSSNGLFCAIVLLFLMLLFVIISIAVCKWKMNKILGFTMFALYFVFLIISVMLEDRIISCPVSV, encoded by the exons ATGAATTTACCACGGAGAAGGCGGCTACAACGGAACCGAATCCTTTTCTTGCTTGCCATAGTGTTGACCCTCTCTCTTTATCAGCTCCAGTTCAGCCCCTCTGCCCTTCCAGCACCACACACAACACCCCAACCCACGGACCCTGTCAAAGTGACCTCCAGGGACCTCCCCAGCAACCAGACTGCCGTAACAAGCAATGTCACAGCAACACCCAAAATAAGGCACTGTGTGTATGTGGATACTGAGCCAACTGTGCCCATCACTACATCAGTGGATACAACACCACAGcaagaaaatgtcagtgaaagCTACCCAGGTGGAAAGCCACCATATGAATCTAAAGGAGAATATCCCGAGGACCTGTTCAGTGTGGAAGAACGCAGGCAAGGGTGGGTTGTACTTCACATCTTTGGCATGACATATGTATTTGTGGCCTTGGCCATAGTGTGTGATGAGTATTTTGTCCCTGCTTTGGGAGTGATCACAGAGAAGTTGCAGATCTCTGAAGATGTGGCTGGAGCCACCTTCATGGCAGCAGGTGGATCAGCACCAGAACTCTTCACCTCCCTCATAGGTGTCTTCATCTCACACAGCAATGTGGGCATCGGTACCATTGTGGGCTCAGCAGTGTTTAATATCCTCTTTGTCATTGGCACCTGTGCCCTCTTCTCAAGGGAGATACTCCACCTGACATGGTGGCCCTTATTTAGAGACATCTCATTCTACATTGTAGACTTACTGATGCTCATCCTGTTTTTCCTAGACAGTGTCATTGATTGGTGGGAAAGCCTCCTTTTACTGACTGCCTATGCCACATATGTATTCACTATGAAACACAACGTGTACCTAGAACAATGGGTGAAGCAGGAGCTGAACAAGAGGCTAAATGCTGTGCAGGCAGCATCAGCAGAGCATATACGGAAG aaaagcagTGAGACAGTTGCACATGATGGAGCAAAGAACCCAGCAGATGTGAGGAAGCTGCAG CCTGCATCCGCCTTACAGcgaggcagcagctcagcctccCTGCACAACTCCCAAATGCGCAGCACCATCTTCCAACTCATGATCCACACCCTGGACCCCCTGGCAGATG CAAAATTTAAAGACAGGGTCGACATCCTGAGCAACATAGCCAAGGCCAAAGTAGAGACTCCGGCTGGACAAGGAGCAAAACCAGAAG gagaagaggaaaagacgACACCAAGTGCTGTTCAGGTAACTCCTGCCAGCGACTCTGAACCCAGCAAGGACAAACAGAAGGCAGATGCACCACAAGACGGAAAG CCCCCTTCAGACAACGATGCCTCAGAAGACAGCAGCTCTGACAGTGAGGAAGACAGTGATGATGACAGcacagatgatgatgatgatgatgataatgatgagCCATTATCTCTTGAATGGCCAGAATCTAGGAAAAAACAAGCAATTTaccttttcctctttcccattGTCTTCCCTCTCTGGAGCACTATGCCTGATGTTAGAAACCCA GACTCCAAAAAGTTCTTTGTGATCACATTTTTTGGATCCATCATGTGGATTGCTGTCTTCTCTTACCTCATGGTGTGGTGGGCTCACCAG GTTGGTGAAACAATTGGGATATCGGAGGAAATTATGGGATTAACCATACTGGCAGCAGGAACGTCAATCCCTGACCTCATCACCAGTGTCATTGTGGCACGGAAAGGCTTAGGTGACATGGCTGTCTCCAGTTCCGTAGGCAGCAATATCTTCGATATCACTGTTGG TTTGCCAGTTCCTTGGttccttttttctgtcttcaacGGACTCAGCCCTGTTGCAGTCAGCAGCAATGGTTTGTTTTGTGCAATTGTTCTCCTTTTTCTCATGCTCCTATTTGTGATTATCTCAATTGCTGTATGTAAatggaaaatgaacaaaatactGGGGTTCACTATGTTTGCTCTTTACTTCGTGTTTTTGATCATCAGTGTGATGTTAGAAGACAGGATAATATCCTGCCCAGTATCTGTATGA